Within the Chrysemys picta bellii isolate R12L10 chromosome 17, ASM1138683v2, whole genome shotgun sequence genome, the region TTGCTCGTGTGTCCGAGTGTTTAATGATCTGCCTGCCAGTGGGGGTACTGTGTTGcacggaggggagtggggactggtgtGTGTAGTGGTGGGTCTGGGGGGCAGGGTCTAGTGATTGTGGGGGGGACGATCCTGTTTGTTTTCAGCAGCTTCAATGCTCTGGGGTTAAATGAACTGAGAATCGCCCTTGGTGTGAGCAGTATAGGGGATCTGCACCAGATGGCTGATGGAGGAGTGTCAGAGATTGGACCTCCCCTCTTCGAGGAGGGGGCTATACGGCCGGAGCGAGAGAGACCCACTGCCCGCTCTCTCAGACCTATGCAAGCTGGCCCTGCTTTTAAGTGTTTGTACTCTGCTCAGACAAAAGGTCCCTTTGcagagagagggaaactgaggcagggcaagAGGTGTGGCtggtgcagaacagagggctgagCGCTGGTAGCCTGACTCGCCGGCCCAGGGGTTAACCTGTGCTCCTACCTCGGACTGTCACCGCCCACCTACGCTCACTCCTACAGACCCCCTTCAAATTCATCTCCACCCTTTCCTGGGCTTCATTCGCTTGAGACTCATTTCGCGGCGTGGCTCCTGCTTGCAGCGCCCCCAGGGCTGGTCCCTTTCAAATGCCTAAGCAGCTGTggacagcagcctggggggggtgAGGGTAAATGGAGGGTtaccgacaccccccccccccccccaacccttgcAGCTGCAGTTTCAGCACCTCTGTCCCCACTTTTCTAAGAGAGAGGCTCAGAATACAGCAGTCctcgctcccagccccccctgcttacctcccagagccagggagagaacccaggagtcctgcctcccagccccccctgctctaaccaccagcccctcccagagccagggagagaacccaggagaacctgctctaaccactagcttcTGGCAAGATGGCATGGATGCAAgaagaccccccacacacacaccacagcccTGTGCCCCCTGAGGGGAGGAATGGGACCCCCGAAGGGCCGATCTCCCAGACAGACTGATgacaggggtggtggtggggggggtaaCACACAGTGGGGCGGGTGCACCCAGTCCCTGGCAGGGGGCAAACGGGGACAGTGGCAAGGAGTCTGCACACCAAAGGGTTGGGGctggggcgcaggggaggcggccTGGACCCTTTGGGGCCCAtgatgtgggggcgggggggtttctTTACATGGGGGCAGCTCCATTTGCCCCTGGGGACTGGGAGCTCCTGGGTGAGgggtctggccctgccccttgcaagGGGGCTTCTGGGGGTGGAACCGGGCACTAGATTGATGGGGAGGTCAGAgaatcccagcccccccccatcccagagccagggagagaacccaggagtcctggctcccagccccgcctgttctaatcaccagcccccactcccctcccagagcggggagagaacccaggagtcctggctcccagcccgcccccccctgctctaaccaccagcccccactcccctcccagagtcagggagagaacccaggagtcctggctcccagcccccccctgctctaacccaccagcccccgctcccctcccagagccggggagagaacccaggagtcctggctcccagccccccccctgctctaaccaccagcccccactcccctcccagagcggggagagaacccaggagtccgggctcccagccccttgtCATGTGACCAGGCCCATGCCGGCTTCGGGCAGTTCCGGGTGCGTTGCTAGGCAACTGGGCCCCGGTTGCCAGGGCGCCTGCCCGGCCTGCCAGgtactggggctgtggggggagagggcggcgcGGTGCATTGTGGGACGGGGCGCCTCCCCTCTACTGGGGTGCCTCAGGAATTGGGGGGGTAGCCTGCGagggagcagtgcattgtgggatgggGCGCCCTAGAAGGGTGAGGGGGGGGGTCCCCTGTGGGGCAAGgaagcagtgcattatgggacaGGGCAccccccagtatcccacaatgcactgcggGTACCCCTCAAATGGGGGGCATAACTTGagagggagcagtgcattatgggaagggaaaggggagccCCCctccagtatcccacaatgcattgTGGGTGCcttgggattggggggggggggctgtaacttgagagggagcagtgcattatgggacaAGGCAcccaccagtatcccacaatgcactgcaggTGCCccagaaattggggggggggggaggttgtctggagcagtgcattgtgggaagggaaaggggtggTCCCCTCAGATATGGGGTGAGGAAGCAGTGGGTTATGAGATAGGATACCCCTgatatcccacaatgcactgtgGGTGCCTTAGGAATGGGGGGTCTGGCCTGGGAGAggcagcagtgcattgtgggatgggGCTCCCGCAATAACCCATAGTGCATTGCAGGTGCCCCGCATTGGGGTTCCCTCAGTGTAAGGGGTGAGGAGCAGGGTATTATGGGCCAGggcatctcccccaccccacccccgataTACCACAATGCCGAGTGccccttttgggggtggggggccgcTAACAGGATGTGAATTATTCTCTCCCACAGGTCCCAGTGCAAACCAGTCAGCCCAGCATGGACCAGTacagcatcctgggcaggatcGGGGAAGGAGCCCACGGCATCGTCTTCAAAGCCAAGAACGTAGAGGTGAGAATGTCCCCGCTCGATCTGAtccccacagccagggctggggggcaggccgcctgggttctctccacggctctgggaggggagtgggggcagcgggagctaggactcctgggttctattctcagtgcatccctgccccacagacgGGGGAGACCGTGGCATTGAAGAAGGTCGCTCTGCGGAGACTGGAGGACGGGATCCCGAACCAGGCGCTGCGGGAGATCAAAGCGCTACAGGAGATTGAGGAGAATCAGCAtgtgagtggggggctgggagcccggactcctgggttctctccccgctctgggaggggagtgggggctggaggttagagcagggggggctgggagccaggacccctgggttctctccctggctttgggaggggtgtggggtctagtggttagagcagggggggctgggagccaggactcctgggttctctctgtggctgtgggaggagagtgggggctggtggttagagcgggggggctgggaaccaggactcctgggttctctccgtggctctgggaggggagtggggtttagtgggGTCTGGGCAAGGTGACCTCTTGGGGTTCCTGCCAGCCCTACAGCACTGGGGTTCTGTGATGGCAAAGCCACAGTGTTGGGGGTCAGAAATAGAGACCCCAGGTCTATTTCTCCACATCCCTTTTCACTGCCGGGGCTGCAGCTACCCTATCCTCCTGCCTCAGGGTTGCtgccttctttctttcttgttcccctgtttctttgttcctttctctgtattctttctttctttctctttctctactttttgtttgtttgtttgtttgcctttCTGTCTTTTCCTTCATTCActtctagagctgggcaaaacaaaatcaacagagtgaaactgacaaaaaatgcagttttcaggCACCAAAAATTCAGTAAATTccaccaacacccccccccccaaaaacacagGGGGAGGAACCATCAAAAGGTTTTGTTGTGACCCAAATGAAATTttgtctggttttgttttgttttttgtttgtttgttttggccagaaaaactggaaaaattcagtTAGAAACTAACCACGTTTTCCCCCTGGATGGATGGAtctttctttttgtctttctttCTTGTTGCTGATAGATACTTGGTAAGTTAAGATGCCAAGGAAGCAGAAGCCGTGAGCTATGGGTGGGTCTGGGAGATTCGGCTACGCAGGCCTGCCGAACTGCTTAGGGGCAGCAGGCACTGGGATGGGCGGGCCCATGGCTCGGAccgaaggcaggatactgggccgATGGGCTTGTGGCTGAGACCTGGCAGGGCCGGGACACCAGGCTGGCTAGGCTCACGGCTCTGCCCTGTCTCCCCCGTCACAGGTGGTGAAGCTGAAGGCCGTGTTCCCCCATGGCGCAGGCTTCGTGCTGGTGTTCGAGTACATGCTGTCGGACCTGGCCGAGGTGATCCGCAACGCCCAGCAGCCCCTCACGCAGGCCCAGGCGAAAGGCTACATGCTCATGTTGCTGCAGGGGGTGGCCTTCTGCCACGCCAATAACATCATGCACCGGGTGaggccagcccccctgctctaagcactaggccccactcccctcccagagctggggagagaacccaggcgtccggactcccagcccccctgctctaaccaccagcccccactcgcctcccagagccggggagagaacccaggcgtccggactcccagccccgcctgctctaacccactcATTGTTCCCAGCAGGATCTGAAACCAGCCAATTTACTCATCAGCTCTACGGGGCAGCTGAAGATTGCGGATTTCGGCCTCGCCAGGGTGTTCTCCAGTGACGCAGGCCGGCTCTACAGCCACCAGGTGGCCACCAGGTGAATGGGAGTGGCCGGGGGTCTGGGCTGGAACCTTTGGCCACAGAACCGGGTCGGTCCACGGAGCCAGGGACCAGGAATTGGGCTCCTggcttctctccccggctctgggaggggagtggggtctagtggttagagcaggggggactcatagactcatagactttaaggtcagaagggaccattatgatcatctggtctgaccccctgcacgctgcaggccataaaaccatccccgccccttccctggactctgctgctgaagtccccaatcctgttattagtgacctcaatcggcagagaccctcctgctagagacccctgccccatgctgcggaggaaggcgaaaaacctccagaggctcagccaatctgccctggaggaaaattccttcccgaccccaaatatggcgatcagtaagaccccgagcatataggcaagagtctccatcctgaccccttttagccattatgctatttacctaccatttcttggttttccttgacaactatgttttaccattaaaccattccctccataaacttatctaacttaatcttaatcTTAAGCCTCTCCtgccaggactgggagccaggactcctcggTTCTCTCCTCAGCActcggaggggagcgggggctggtggttagagcagggagggcggggtgccaggactcctgggttctctcccggctctgggaggggagtgggggctggtgggataGAGCAGGGAGATGCTAGTGGTGGGTATGGAGGTGTGTGACCGTCTCTCTGTCTCCGCATTAGGTGGTACCGTGCCCCGGAGCTCCTGTACGGTGCCCGGAAGTATGACGAAGGGGTGGATTTGTGGTGAGCTCCCCGGCCCCTCATCCCCCCATCTTTAGTCTCCCCTCCATGCTCGAGCCCCGCTATGGCTGGACAGCCGCTCGTTAGCGTgaatcccctccccccgctgatGTGGGGGTCCGGAACGCAGAGATCTCTCCTGGGGCCGGATTCGACTGCATACTTAATGAAGGGGTCTGGCCAAGGGAGCTTCCCTCCTTAATCCAGCCCTAGCCCTGCCCTTTTTGTCCTGCCCCATAGCCATGCTCCCCCCACATAATCATGCTGCCCAAGCCCCTTTACAGGGAGCCAGACCACAGAGCGTGGCCCTAGAGGGGGTCTcagcccccacacagccccttcccacacctcccAGCAGAGACGTGATAGGGCAGTTCTCACTTCTACAAGCAtccggctcaggctctctgcagactcggGCAGCGCCCCTGTGTCCGTTACACTCAGGCAGTTCGCACTTCTGCGAGCCGTCGGCTCTTCGGGCAGGTGTCGCGCTTTGACGCTTCTCTCCCCAGGCGGGAGTCCCGGGAACTCCTGTTATATTTTTATCCTGAAGGTCCAGCGTCTCtcgtgtgtacgtgtgtgtgtgtggggcccacGACTGAGCCCTAaatgatcccccccaccccccttgctgcCCGGAGGCACCTCAGGACGGTGAGGATGGCCCCGCGGACCCCGGGGACACAGTGGGATAGGGGTCAGTCATGGAGAGTCATGCCTGGGGTTCcatagacccccccacacacaccggcCTGCTCCCCCTTTTCTGCATCCGCTTCAGGGCTGTGGGCTGCATTTTTGCTGAGCTGCTGAACAACTCGCCCCTCTTCCCCGGGGAGAATGACATCGAGCAGCTCTGCTGTGTACTCCGGGTGCTGGGGACCCCCAGCCCGCGTGTCTGGCCGGTGAGTGGGGCCGGGGTTCTCTTCCAGCTCTGGggctagtgggtagagcaggggggctgggagccaggactcctaggttctctcccctgctctgggagggggtgggggctggtggttagagcagggggggctgggagccaggactcctgggttctttcccctgctctgggagggggtgggggctggtggttagagcaggggggctgggagccaggactcctgggttctctccccggctctgggcggggagtgggggctggtggttagagcagggggggctgggagccaggacacctgggttctctcccctgctctgggaggggagtggggtctggtgattagagcaggggggactgggagccaggactcctgggttctctccctgctctgggaggggagtgggggctggtggttagagcaggggggctgggagccaggactcctgggttctctcccctgctctgggaggggagtgggggctggtggttagagcagggggggctgggagccaggactcctgggttctctccccggctctgggcggggagtgggggctggtggttagagcaggggggctgggagccaggactcctgggttctctccccggctctgggaggggagtgggggctggtgggttagagcagggggggctgggagccaggactcctgggttctctccccggctctgggatgggagtgggggctggtggttagagcacggggggctgggagccaggactcctgggttctctcccctgctctgggaggggagtgggggctggtggttagagcagcaggcagggctgAGACTCCAGGACTCCCATGGCAGGAGATCACGGAGCTGCCTGACTACAACAAGATCTCGTTCAAAGACAACCCGCCCATCCCGCTGGAGGAGGTGCTGCCCGACGCCCCCCCACAGGCCCTGCAGCTGCTCGAGCGCTTCCTGGTCTACCCTTCCCGGGAGCGCGTGAGGGCGGCCCAGGTAAGGGAACCCCACTGCTCTCCCAGTgcccggagagaacccaggagtcctggctcccagcccccccccttgctccaacccactgcaccccacttccctccatctCTAATCTCCCCTGGCAGTCGGGGCTGGGTGCCGAGGCTGCCGTGGGGCGGGGAGTGCAATACCTCAAGATGCCACCAGGGGGTGCCCCAGGCTCTCCCGTTGGTCAGCTGTGTCACCAGGTTAAccctttctttccccttccccaggcATTGCTGCATCCCTATTTCTTCACCCCCCCGCTGCCCGCCCACCACTCGGAGCTACCCATTCCCCAGCGGGGGGGCAGGACGGCCCGGCAGGGACCCCCGCACCAGCGCAACTTCCACATCGAGCGGCCCGTGGAAGAGTCTGTGGTGGACCCCGAATGGGTGGCCCCTTATGTGGTGTGAGGGTGAagatgggacacggggcctgtcccctctggggggcgccggctcccacccggccccagggcagggactggctgcctcaggggggcagggaatggggcaggggcctgtcttctctagggggcgccggctcccacccggccccagggcgggaactggctggctcagggggcggggaacggggcaggggcctgtcccctctggggggcgctggctctgatccagccctgTGGAGGGTGAAGATTGGCCCCAGTCCCCTATATAGTCCCTGTAATAGGGACCCCCAGTCTGTCCGTCCCCCCAACATCTCCCCCTCTGGTTCCTGGTGCTCTCTGGACTCTGGTGTCACTGAGTTTTGTAATTAAACGGCTTTCGTTTACTGTGAACTGACTCCCGGCCCCTTTCCAGGAATTGCCCCACCCCCTGGTCTGGTTCTGTAtgtgggagccagaactcctgggttctcacccaCCTCTGTGAGGGAAGCGGGGGCCGGTGGGTTAGAGCTGGGTggtctgggagcccggacgcctgggttctctccctggctctgggaggggagtggggtgtagtggttagagcagtgggggctgggagcccggactcctggttTCTATACCCGGCTCTGGCAGAGGactgggggctagtgggttagagttggggggctgggagccaggactcctgggttctctcccggctctgggaggggagtggggtctagtggttagagcaggggggctgggagccaggactcctgggtccagtCTTTGGCTCTGCCTCACTTGCCCGTTCTCCCGGCAGTGACAGGCGGGTGACAGCCGCCCAGCCTGAGCCGGGAGATAGCGCTATCTCTGTCGCCATGTGCCCGCCTCTGGGCTGTGCTGGCgttgctgggggggtggggggcacaagaGCCCTCACTTTCCTGCCCTGCTCTGGCCTCGTCTCCCTCCGTTCCTGCTCCTTGGCCTGTCCTGCTCTCGCGCGCTTTCATTCTTCATGTCTCTTTCACGTCTTCCTTCCTCTCGCACGTGTCTCCCTTCCTTCAGTCACTGTCAGGCCCTGTCTTTCGCTGTCCCGCTCTCCGCCTGTCACCCTCGTTCTGTCTTTCATTAGCACCTTCTCCCGCCCGTCTGCAGTGTGATCTCTCTCCATCGTTCATTAGCACCCTCTGGGTGACGGCCCAttgcgccaggcgctgtacagtgtctattaggtgtattacggtaccTCCTAGGCACCCCAGCCATGGCCCAGGACCCACCGCGccgggcgctgtacaaacatgtaacaGAAAGACAATCCCTGCGCCCGCAGAGCTTCCCGTCTGAGACGAGACCCGGGGCGGGTCCAGACTGGGTACCGCAAGGGAACAACGAGTCCCTATTGCAGCCAGCTCCACGCCACGGTAGCCTTCCCCTCGCCTAGGTTTTTTCCCGAGGCATCACGGCAAAGGAGGCGGAGAACGGGGGGCTGTGCGCCCGAGCCCGAAGATGCTCAGTGGGGAGAGACACCAGCGGACGATGGAGGCTGGAggcgggggcaggagtggagatcCGGATAGCGACGGGGCTAGATCGGCTGCCGGAGACCTTATACAGTCCTAGATTCCTCGCCACGAAGAGTCGCTGCTtcgcagggcagagcccccaagCTCAGCACGGCCAGCGTTCTTGTTCCTACCGGGATACGTGCACATTTAGCCATACTAAGCCCCACATGATTTGCTTATGCCCGGGTTCCCAGGCAGTCCAGGTGGCTCGGTACCTCTGACCTGCCCCCCTGCATTATTTACCCACCATTTTTaagccatctgcaaactttatcagggatgattttatattttcttccagggcaTTGATCAAAATGCCTGTCGGAGAACTGATTCCaggggaccccactggaaacagacccacTCGGGGATCATTCCCCGCTTACAGTTACATTccgagatctatcagttagccagtttttaaggCATTTAATGTGGGTTGTGTTAATGTTACACTGTGTGAATTTTTAATCAGTGTCACGCGGGACCAGGTCAAACGCCTCAGCGAAGTCTGCCTGTTACATCAACGCTGCCATCTTTAGCAACCAAACGTGTAATCTCGTCAAAAAAAGATACTAAGTTAGTTTGACCGCATCTATTTTCCGTAAACCcctgttgattggcattaattatgttactctcttttaattcttcattaattgagtcctgtatcagccgctccattatcttgcccaggatggatgtcaggctgacaggtctataattacccAGATCATCTCGTTCACCCTTTTTCAAAAATTGGCACCTTGGTTTATTGCAGATTTATTACACATTGACCTTCCCCCAGTGCTCCAAGTAACAGTACTGCCAGCTCCTCGGCCAGCTCTCTTCAAACTCTTGGATTGAAGGTCTCTGGGCCTGATGAtgtaaaaatgtctgactttagtagcGTCCTCCAGAGGCACTATTGGAATGGAAAAAGTGTTGTCATCACTCGTCCGAGTGGGTTTTTTTacgcagaacagaaatatttattgaccgTGTCTGCCTGTTCTGTGCTAGTATTGGTAAGTCTACCATGTGCATCAAGGAATGGACTAATACCATTCTTGGGATCCTTTGTGTTCCTCATGTGGTTAAAAAAACCTCCTTCTCATTGTCCaaacagcttatgtttgatgtgccAGAGAAGGGGGCGTCAGTGTGGGGCTGCAAGGGTTGGAAATG harbors:
- the LOC101949615 gene encoding cyclin-dependent kinase 20 isoform X2, with the protein product MPASGSSGCVARQLGPGCQGACPACQVPVQTSQPSMDQYSILGRIGEGAHGIVFKAKNVETGETVALKKVALRRLEDGIPNQALREIKALQEIEENQHVVKLKAVFPHGAGFVLVFEYMLSDLAEVIRNAQQPLTQAQAKGYMLMLLQGVAFCHANNIMHRDLKPANLLISSTGQLKIADFGLARVFSSDAGRLYSHQVATRWYRAPELLYGARKYDEGVDLWAVGCIFAELLNNSPLFPGENDIEQLCCVLRVLGTPSPRVWPEITELPDYNKISFKDNPPIPLEEVLPDAPPQALQLLERFLVYPSRERVRAAQALLHPYFFTPPLPAHHSELPIPQRGGRTARQGPPHQRNFHIERPVEESVVDPEWVAPYVV
- the LOC101949615 gene encoding cyclin-dependent kinase 20 isoform X3; translation: MGRPRRVPVQTSQPSMDQYSILGRIGEGAHGIVFKAKNVETGETVALKKVALRRLEDGIPNQALREIKALQEIEENQHVVKLKAVFPHGAGFVLVFEYMLSDLAEVIRNAQQPLTQAQAKGYMLMLLQGVAFCHANNIMHRDLKPANLLISSTGQLKIADFGLARVFSSDAGRLYSHQVATRWYRAPELLYGARKYDEGVDLWAVGCIFAELLNNSPLFPGENDIEQLCCVLRVLGTPSPRVWPEITELPDYNKISFKDNPPIPLEEVLPDAPPQALQLLERFLVYPSRERVRAAQALLHPYFFTPPLPAHHSELPIPQRGGRTARQGPPHQRNFHIERPVEESVVDPEWVAPYVV
- the LOC101949615 gene encoding cyclin-dependent kinase 20 isoform X1 — protein: MDQYSILGRIGEGAHGIVFKAKNVETGETVALKKVALRRLEDGIPNQALREIKALQEIEENQHVVKLKAVFPHGAGFVLVFEYMLSDLAEVIRNAQQPLTQAQAKGYMLMLLQGVAFCHANNIMHRDLKPANLLISSTGQLKIADFGLARVFSSDAGRLYSHQVATRWYRAPELLYGARKYDEGVDLWAVGCIFAELLNNSPLFPGENDIEQLCCVLRVLGTPSPRVWPEITELPDYNKISFKDNPPIPLEEVLPDAPPQALQLLERFLVYPSRERVRAAQALLHPYFFTPPLPAHHSELPIPQRGGRTARQGPPHQRNFHIERPVEESVVDPEWVAPYVV